A genomic segment from Ignavibacteriales bacterium encodes:
- a CDS encoding NapC/NirT family cytochrome c, which translates to MKILKLFLLLSILFSFTSINIFSQTKAGAEALGTRKYDEYKTPQFCGSACHVDFYQQWKQAMMSQAYTHHWDEIEYFELAVPHAEKDEKVAEVKAGCNGCHAPISFLVGDVPPPKPEMNSRANESVSCDVCHTVSGFQGDTPHNFNFISNPTDGKTKYGPRGTGNSPEHKIIQSDFLKSGDFCGTCHNEMSPYGVWVKSTHLEWKEGPYFKQGVQCQDCHMTKAEGYTAAMGNKYPDAWQHLFHGAHDPGKVKGTIELRIHPDIREAEPGEVVKFTVALFNQKTGHKFPTGSVEDRIVWMHVEAVDSKGDVYHLPVNKKGFDGEEYTIGADVLAYQDMGIAKGDPNFKGVQRDGIPIGDRIFRMAYFDPQNRMTIQQWNTKSLGVDYRLGPRETKLEYFTFNLPDNIAPGELKVTAVLNYQKLVKPVADFLNVPAEESEIIKVNEHSTFVTVLP; encoded by the coding sequence ATGAAAATTCTTAAACTATTTTTACTCCTTTCTATACTATTCAGTTTTACATCAATTAATATTTTTTCTCAAACAAAAGCCGGCGCTGAAGCACTAGGCACGAGAAAATATGATGAATATAAAACACCTCAATTCTGCGGTTCAGCATGCCATGTAGATTTTTATCAGCAATGGAAACAGGCAATGATGTCGCAGGCATATACGCATCATTGGGATGAGATTGAATATTTTGAACTTGCAGTACCACATGCAGAGAAAGATGAAAAAGTTGCTGAAGTAAAAGCAGGCTGCAACGGATGCCACGCTCCAATTTCTTTTTTAGTCGGAGATGTTCCACCGCCTAAACCTGAAATGAATTCCAGAGCAAATGAATCAGTTTCTTGCGATGTATGCCATACTGTATCAGGATTTCAAGGAGATACTCCGCATAATTTTAATTTTATTTCAAATCCAACCGATGGCAAAACAAAATATGGGCCACGTGGAACTGGAAATTCGCCTGAACATAAAATTATTCAATCCGATTTTTTAAAAAGCGGAGATTTTTGCGGAACCTGTCATAATGAAATGTCACCTTACGGTGTTTGGGTAAAATCTACTCATCTTGAATGGAAAGAAGGACCCTACTTTAAACAGGGTGTTCAATGCCAGGATTGCCACATGACAAAAGCAGAAGGTTATACTGCCGCTATGGGGAATAAATATCCGGATGCCTGGCAGCATTTATTTCATGGAGCTCACGACCCCGGAAAAGTAAAAGGAACAATTGAATTAAGAATTCATCCTGATATTCGTGAAGCAGAACCCGGTGAAGTAGTTAAATTTACTGTTGCATTGTTTAATCAAAAAACAGGACACAAATTCCCAACAGGCTCGGTTGAAGATAGAATTGTCTGGATGCACGTTGAAGCCGTTGATTCTAAAGGAGATGTATATCATTTACCCGTAAACAAAAAAGGATTTGATGGCGAAGAATATACAATAGGTGCCGATGTTTTAGCTTATCAGGATATGGGGATAGCTAAAGGTGATCCAAATTTTAAGGGTGTACAGCGTGATGGAATTCCAATTGGTGATAGAATTTTTAGAATGGCATATTTTGATCCGCAAAACAGAATGACGATACAACAATGGAATACTAAATCTCTTGGAGTGGATTACAGATTAGGGCCACGCGAAACAAAGTTAGAATATTTTACTTTTAACCTTCCTGATAATATTGCTCCCGGAGAATTAAAAGTAACTGCTGTCCTTAACTATCAAAAATTAGTTAAGCCTGTTGCAGATTTCTTAAATGTCCCGGCAGAAGAATCTGAAATTATTAAAGTAAATGAACACTCAACTTTTGTTACAGTTTTACCATAA
- a CDS encoding PAS domain S-box protein, producing MRLRFKLSPKAIISITLLIAAVMIISSYIELNQSKKEIFQLLNDHSSSLLESIIQSSKNTLNSSFEIEDLITQRLLDNARLIKKLDSYKSLNKDELIKIGTDNNLYRINIFDKYGNRVLSNRIPEPGHTHSEENVNRSKELAPILNNEVVELIIGLKTAEFVDEERFAVAVARANNKGAIVVNLNAEDFLEFRKKIGIGIILQQMSEQHGIEYVILQDSIGVLAASEKIDTVESISGSVFLQEALNSDSFFSRTTLHAGHDVYEVVQRFLLDDEVIGLYRLGVSLEDIKNVEDRMLRRLIIISLILAAISIIVLSIIFTTQNLKSISTEYEKFKTLTSSVLENMSEAVIVLDKKNNITLFNKSAEKLFNIDSNQVLGNHIHSIQNASLHFLEKNEGSKIDSYFEKQIQLNGEDKFLTFSISSLKEPDTDQQVFTIVIKDITETKRLEDDAKRNEKLTAMGELASGVAHEIRNPINAIGMIAQRLNKEFLPISNQNEYSDITSLLKTEVNRINKIITQFLSYAKPIELNRNQVDLRSFFDDIFLLFSEQAKQKEIKFILQKDELQNCKFDADLIKQALMNILQNAFDAVNKGGEVTLQYYQAKNDFVILITDNGIGITTEQQKKIFDLYYTSKKDGNGLGLSISQKIISQHNGLISVSSEVNKGTTFKINITIQ from the coding sequence ATGAGATTACGATTTAAACTTTCACCAAAAGCAATCATATCAATTACGTTGCTGATAGCAGCTGTAATGATAATCTCATCTTATATCGAACTTAATCAAAGCAAAAAAGAAATATTTCAACTACTTAACGATCATTCCTCTTCACTTCTGGAATCAATAATACAAAGCAGCAAGAATACATTAAACTCAAGTTTTGAAATTGAAGATTTGATAACCCAAAGACTTTTAGATAACGCACGATTGATTAAAAAGTTAGATTCGTATAAATCATTAAATAAAGATGAGCTTATTAAGATTGGAACTGACAATAATCTTTACCGAATAAATATTTTTGATAAATATGGTAATCGAGTTTTATCAAACAGAATTCCCGAACCCGGGCATACTCACAGTGAAGAAAATGTAAATCGTTCTAAAGAATTAGCGCCAATCTTAAACAATGAAGTAGTTGAATTGATAATTGGACTGAAAACTGCCGAGTTTGTTGATGAAGAAAGATTTGCTGTCGCTGTTGCAAGGGCTAACAATAAAGGGGCAATTGTTGTTAATCTGAATGCGGAAGATTTTTTAGAGTTTAGAAAAAAAATTGGAATAGGAATTATACTTCAACAAATGTCTGAGCAACACGGAATTGAATATGTTATTTTGCAGGATTCAATTGGTGTGCTTGCAGCAAGTGAAAAAATTGATACTGTGGAATCAATTTCAGGCTCAGTTTTTTTGCAAGAAGCATTAAATAGTGATTCTTTTTTTTCAAGAACTACATTGCACGCTGGACATGATGTCTATGAAGTTGTGCAAAGATTTCTGCTTGACGATGAAGTGATTGGGCTTTACAGATTAGGTGTTTCACTTGAAGATATTAAAAATGTTGAAGACAGAATGCTGCGAAGATTAATTATTATCTCGCTGATTCTTGCGGCAATTTCAATTATTGTTCTGAGTATAATTTTTACAACACAAAATTTAAAGTCCATCTCAACCGAATATGAAAAGTTTAAAACCTTAACTTCTTCTGTTTTGGAAAATATGAGTGAAGCTGTGATTGTCCTTGATAAGAAAAACAATATTACATTGTTTAATAAATCTGCGGAAAAGCTTTTTAATATTGATTCAAATCAAGTTCTAGGTAATCACATCCATTCTATACAAAACGCTAGTTTACATTTTCTTGAGAAAAATGAAGGATCAAAAATAGATTCATATTTTGAAAAACAGATTCAATTAAATGGTGAAGATAAATTTCTAACATTTAGTATTTCATCACTTAAGGAACCAGATACAGACCAACAAGTCTTTACAATTGTTATTAAAGATATAACTGAAACAAAACGACTTGAAGATGATGCAAAGAGAAATGAAAAGCTTACTGCAATGGGTGAACTTGCATCTGGTGTAGCACATGAAATACGAAATCCAATTAACGCAATTGGTATGATTGCCCAAAGACTGAACAAAGAATTCTTACCAATATCAAATCAAAACGAGTATTCTGATATAACCAGTTTATTAAAAACTGAAGTCAATAGAATAAACAAAATTATAACTCAATTTTTAAGCTATGCAAAACCCATTGAATTGAATCGAAATCAAGTAGATTTGAGATCTTTCTTTGATGATATCTTTCTTTTATTTTCAGAACAGGCGAAACAAAAAGAGATAAAGTTCATCTTACAAAAAGACGAATTACAAAATTGTAAATTTGATGCAGATTTAATTAAACAAGCATTAATGAATATCTTACAAAATGCGTTTGATGCTGTAAATAAAGGAGGGGAAGTTACATTACAATATTACCAAGCTAAAAACGATTTTGTTATTCTGATTACGGACAATGGAATTGGGATTACAACAGAGCAACAGAAGAAAATTTTCGATTTATATTATACATCAAAAAAAGATGGGAATGGTTTGGGATTAAGTATTTCACAAAAAATAATTTCACAGCATAACGGGTTAATTTCTGTATCAAGCGAAGTAAATAAAGGAACAACTTTTAAAATTAATATAACCATACAATGA
- a CDS encoding DUF2202 domain-containing protein, which translates to MKTLFARILGLLLFVFLVAGCNTNTEVVSPENNLSKSNSINNVILDGGNYSVTQDEIDGLIHMRIEEKLARDVYTVLGAAYNSQVFLNIKESEQAHMNAVKRMLDKYSIPDPLVTHEVGVFPDPTFQTLYDQLILQGNLSLNEAVLVGVAIEELDIADLDDQLTNVVTNPGIIRIYTNLKSGSVNHLDAFNRNLIGCIRTLATE; encoded by the coding sequence ATGAAAACGTTATTTGCAAGAATTTTAGGTTTACTTCTTTTTGTTTTTTTAGTAGCTGGTTGTAACACAAATACAGAAGTTGTTTCTCCGGAAAATAATTTATCAAAATCAAACTCAATTAATAATGTTATACTCGATGGCGGAAATTATTCTGTAACACAGGATGAAATAGATGGTTTAATTCATATGAGAATAGAAGAAAAACTTGCACGTGACGTTTACACAGTATTAGGTGCAGCGTATAATTCTCAAGTGTTTTTAAATATTAAAGAAAGTGAACAAGCACACATGAATGCCGTTAAAAGGATGTTAGACAAATACAGCATTCCTGATCCATTAGTTACCCATGAAGTTGGTGTATTTCCCGACCCAACATTTCAAACGCTTTATGATCAATTGATTTTACAAGGAAATCTTTCATTAAATGAAGCAGTATTAGTTGGTGTTGCAATTGAAGAACTTGATATTGCTGATCTTGATGATCAGTTAACAAATGTAGTTACAAATCCGGGGATCATTAGAATATACACGAACCTTAAATCTGGTTCGGTTAATCATCTTGATGCCTTTAACAGAAATTTGATTGGATGTATTAGAACCTTAGCTACCGAATGA
- a CDS encoding DUF2202 domain-containing protein: protein MKIFSTLVLVLLTYFSLSAQNCGHKNKSKENCKGGKGNCIQAIDSIKYDLSSSEKDGLIYMRLEEKLARDVYLTLGKTYKQKMFVNIPESEQRHMDAVKALLDKYEVIDPVTDDEIGSFTSTDFKKLYDDLVTKGQQSFKDAMLVGKEIEEMDIKDLVERIEQTDNPDIKSVYENLKQGSENHLKAFTNHL, encoded by the coding sequence ATGAAAATATTCTCAACTCTAGTTTTAGTCCTGCTCACATATTTTTCATTGTCCGCACAAAATTGTGGTCACAAAAACAAATCTAAAGAAAATTGTAAAGGTGGAAAAGGTAATTGTATTCAGGCAATAGACTCAATTAAATACGATCTTTCATCTAGTGAAAAAGATGGATTAATATATATGCGATTAGAAGAAAAACTTGCACGTGATGTTTACTTAACTCTCGGTAAAACATACAAACAAAAAATGTTTGTTAACATTCCCGAAAGTGAACAGAGACATATGGATGCTGTAAAAGCTTTGTTGGATAAATATGAAGTTATTGATCCAGTAACTGATGATGAGATAGGTTCTTTCACTAGTACAGATTTTAAAAAGCTATATGATGATCTTGTTACTAAAGGGCAGCAATCATTTAAAGATGCAATGCTTGTTGGAAAAGAAATTGAGGAAATGGATATAAAAGATCTTGTTGAAAGAATTGAACAAACAGATAACCCTGATATAAAATCAGTTTATGAAAATCTGAAACAAGGATCAGAAAATCATTTAAAAGCTTTTACGAATCACCTGTAA